TCTGACATACAACTTGAGGTTGGATTTTTTGGAGTTATAATAACTCTCATATAGATCCTGAGGGGCCTTAGGAGGCACAAACAAAACTGCCTTGAACTCAACATCACCTTCAGCTGTAAAGTGACTCCATGCTAAAGGCTTATCTTCACTAAAATCCTGTTGAACAACACAAGTTATAATGATGCAAACTAAAACTTTGAAAAGTTACTATAGTGTCCAGCAATTAACGAATATGGCAAATAACCTTTGCGAGAGAGTGGTAGAATTTGGCGTACTCCTCCTCTGTCACCTCCTTTGGACTCCGTAGCCATATAGCTTTAACATCATTCAAAAGCTCCCATTCAGAACTTTTTTCCTTAACCGTCTTTGTCTTTGGTTTTTTCTCGGCATCATCATCTTCACCTTTCTCAGCatcctcctcttcttcctcaGAAGAACTGCTTTCAGCTGCTCATAGCAGTTGAGTAATAAGAAGGGAATCAGAATATGCAAGGAGAAAAAATATGCAACGTGCATAGAAAAATTTTGGCTACCCACATTGTGGTCACATGTAAACACATAAATAAATACTTCAACATAtaacaagcaaacaaaaatattaatatttcatTATGCATACATGATTCCTCTTCCTCGCTGGAGTCATCTTCATCGGCTGGAACCTCCACATCAACCTCCTTGGTTGCCCAGAGATAGATGGGGAAATTGATGAATTCAGAATATTTTTTCACCAATTCCTGCAAAAAGGAATAACCATGACTGACTTTCTGAGGAAACAAAAATGGATCCCTAGTAATAATCTAACAGGAAGAATAGAAGACACATTGAATTTATCATAATCCAAGGTAATAAGTACCCAAACTTTAAGTCAACCAAAAGCATACATAAAAATGTCATCAAAAGACAATAAAGTCAAAAGAAGACAAGCAgtaatggtccgtttggatagagagggagtagagtaaagtGAGTAGAATTGGCCCAAAATTAACCTATTTTCAAACAGACCGTACTAATTTCCAAGGTTGTTCCACTGGCCTCAGATTACTTACTCAAAAAGTGCAAGAGCACAGTACACTTGTTAGATTTTGGTGGTTTTGCACTTGCCAAGAGCTAAATGAaactcttttaaattttctggTGGTTTTGCAAGTATCAAGAGGTTTTGACTGTGAATAATTGACTACAATTAACATGTCAAATGCCTTGACAGCACAGTGACTGGTAAGAAGTAGTGAGAACAGGACAGCAACCAAAAACAATGACCACCAAATTTCAGAGAGATTAAGGAAAGGCCAACCAACCAATGTTTTCTTTAAAGGCAAAACAAGTCAGAGgaaattggaaaaaagaaatagcAAGTAGTAAGAACAGAGCTAATAATGTAGTACATCACTAACCAGAAACATATAGAAATACCAatatcttaaataaaaaatcagacaCAGATTAGAACGTTCAAAGGCATATGGCATAACAAACCCATCATATACAATAGACACAAAATGAATATCCAACCACATGAGAAGCAGTGAAGCACCGATACAGAAAATAAAGTGAGCCCTTAGCCTCCCAATCGGTCAAAGTCAGTGTAATAGGTATAAGGAAATCATCAGTACTACAAGCAATAACAACTACAATATACAAATAAGTTCTTAAGATCAAATAGTTAAAATATACGCACTTTCAACTTGCTCTCCTCCAGGTACTCCCCAGCTTCATCTCTGAGGTGTAATCTAATCTCAGTTCCACGTCCTAGTGGCTCATTCCATGTATCCTCGGATATGGCAAACGCCCCATCAGCCTTTGATTCCCACACGTACCTGAACAACAGATTCATTGAATGATTATCAGTCCAACCAATTCAAGGTTCAAAGAAACAAATTCCTATAAGAAGTCAAACTGATCAAAAGGCTTACTGTTTGTCTTCATTGTGTTTGCTAATGACTTCAACATAGTCAGCAACAAGATATACAGAGTAGAAACCAACACCAAACTGTCCAATGAGATTGAGATCTCCACTGGTCTGCATTTTCTCCACGAATGCTGtacaaaagaataattcatATTCACATAGTTAACACCCAAACCTACTCAAGCACAAAGCTCCACATTGCAAAATGCTATATATTAATAACATACCAGAAGTTCCAGACTTAGCTATGGTTCCCAAGTTCTTGATTAAATCCTCCTTCGTCATACCTATACCTCTGTCACGAATTGAAAGGATTTTCTTCTCCTTGTCTAATTTAATCTGCATTACATTGTGTTTTATAAAAGGTTACACTTTATCTACTCCACAAAATACCAACACTGCATTCTATAAGGAAGAAAAATCCTAGCTTTAACGTTGCACGACGTCGTATCGCTACAATTTCTATATTCAGCATTAAATCTAATGGCTTTATTATGTGTTTCTCTTGAGGGCAAAACTAACAAATTTTCACTATCTTCAAcatgaaaattcaaatatataaattattgataGCCGTTACTGACCTCGATCTCAAGCTTAGTGTTGTCACCTTCACCCAAAATCTCTTTGTCAGTAAGAGATAGGAATCTAATCTTATCCAATGCCTGaaacacaaaaattataaaacaagtACGAATTTTCCATTAACACTAATTCATAATAACAATAATCATGAAAAGAAATATGCTATCAAAAATGGAAATCTTACATCAGAAGCATTGGAGATCAACTCTCTGAGGAAAATGTCCTTGTTACTATAAAGCGAGTTGATAATGATATCCATGAGCCGAGACACCTCAGCTTGGAACTGAAATTTCTCCGCGCTGTTACGGATCGATCTGTTTGAAATCGACTCCGATTCTCTCTTAACGACATCGGAATCAGTGGAAAGGCCATGTGGTACAGCGCCGAGCTTGTCCTCCACCTTTGGTGGATCTACAACCTCATCGGAAGCCTCCGCATTGGCGTGAATTTTCCGACCTACACAACCATAGATCACAAGCACAATTTACAACCAGAAAATTCGAAGCGAGATCTAAGAAAAAAGGTACTGTCTTTAATGGcgaaaaaaaactaaatgcgaAAACCCTAGGGTATACCTTGATCTGGAAGAACGAAGAGAAGGCAAAGCAAAAGCAAAGCGGAAGGGATCGTCCACTTCCTCATCGCACTCTTTCACAGACTTTCTAGTAGCTTCTTCGCTCTCTGAAACGGTTCTCTTGGATTGGGCACGGTTCTTGGGCTACTTCAATTTTGCTCTGTGGATATATATAGCTCTGTTATTGAGAGTCAGGGGACCGTGAATTTCACGGGGTATTGACTCCCCAGTGGACGCTTGGATTGGGTGTTGTTTGCCAGCGTGGATGATCCAACGCCTGAGGGGTTTTGAAGCGAAACGTGGCGAGATTTTATTGGTTTCTCTTTGTTTGCTTGACGTGGAGAAACCAGGAGTGGAGGTCGGACCCACCAGACGACTTAGAAAGTTAAGTCCACTTGACCCATCTGATTGGCTTCGCAGTGACTTCGTGGATGATCGAACGGTTGGATTTTGCGTCTTGGACGTGGCTGGGTTTTTGGTCTTTTTGGAGGAAACGTGGCAGGGTTTTACTGGGCCATTTTGTTAGCTTGACGTGGAGAAATCATAAGTTCATGACTTCTAGTTTTTAGGCTTGTTTTGTCTAATTTTAAAAGAGGCCAGCGTTTAAACAGATAAGCTAAAAAATTCATCCAAAGTCGCTTTTGATAAAAGGGGAAATTGATGTTACCGTGAAGTTCACACACCGTAGACATAAAGCATAAAATTTTCATGTTCAAAAAacgattttaattataaatttgaaattgtgAAATCGTATCATGAAaatccaattttacaatttaagtaaaattgttttttgaatCCCAAATTTCAGTTGACTTAAAGCACACATactatatacatttttttttttttttagaggaaacGATAGTAGACTTTATTAATTAAGAAACATATATACAATGGGAAAGAGAAATGGGACATATGAccccttttttctcttttgcatCACTAGCATACGTTAGAGAAGCATGATTACATCCTAAAGAAcacagaaagaaaagaaacaaagaaaaaacttcaaaatccaaataacgataaaaaaaaaaacgaatcaTCACTTGGATACCCAGATTTCAGTTGACTTAAAGCACACATactatatacattttttttttttttagaggaaacGATAGTAGACTTTATTAATTAAGAAACATATATACAATGGGAAAGAGAAATGGGACATATGAccccttttttctcttttgcatCACTAGCATATGATTACATCCTAAAGAAcacagaaagaaaagaaacaaagaaaaaacttcaaaatccaaataacGATATAAAAAAAACGAATCATCACTTGGATACCCAGAAAACCTGAAAAATGCCAAACGACACCTTCTTGATTTATATGGACATcgacgtgattttttttttctgtacttAGGAATGGCTTCATGCCCAGCATGGTTGCCCTGCAACCTCCATCAATCCCATAGTAGACACAACACCTTGCTCATTATCCACAGTTCtatgtttcttttctcccttaACACCTGTAGTTTCCTTGTTCATATTTTCTGTTTG
This genomic stretch from Castanea sativa cultivar Marrone di Chiusa Pesio chromosome 1, ASM4071231v1 harbors:
- the LOC142615681 gene encoding endoplasmin homolog — translated: MRKWTIPSALLLLCLLFVLPDQGRKIHANAEASDEVVDPPKVEDKLGAVPHGLSTDSDVVKRESESISNRSIRNSAEKFQFQAEVSRLMDIIINSLYSNKDIFLRELISNASDALDKIRFLSLTDKEILGEGDNTKLEIEIKLDKEKKILSIRDRGIGMTKEDLIKNLGTIAKSGTSAFVEKMQTSGDLNLIGQFGVGFYSVYLVADYVEVISKHNEDKQYVWESKADGAFAISEDTWNEPLGRGTEIRLHLRDEAGEYLEESKLKELVKKYSEFINFPIYLWATKEVDVEVPADEDDSSEEEESSESSSSEEEEEDAEKGEDDDAEKKPKTKTVKEKSSEWELLNDVKAIWLRSPKEVTEEEYAKFYHSLAKDFSEDKPLAWSHFTAEGDVEFKAVLFVPPKAPQDLYESYYNSKKSNLKLYVRRVFISDEFDELLPKYLNFLMGLVDSDTLPLNVSREMLQQHSSLKTIKKKLIRKALDMIRRIAEEDPDEANDKDKKEVETSSDDDEKKGQYAKFWNEFGKSIKLGIIEDATNRNRLAKLLRVETTKSDGKLTSLDQYISRMKAGQKDIFYITGTSKEQLEKSPFLERLKKKNFEVIFFTDPVDEYLMQYLMDYEDKKFQNVSKEGLKLGKDSKDKELKESFKELTKWWKGALSADNVDDVKISNRLAETPCVVVTSKYGWSANMERIMQSQTLSDASKQAYMRGKRVLEINPRHPIIKELQERVVKNPEDESVKQTAQLIYHTALMESGFTPSEPKDFAARIYNSVKSSLGINPDAAAEEEDEVEEVETETETKEAAATTQAEADAVKDDAETEPSAVKDEL